In Rhizobium sp. WSM4643, the following are encoded in one genomic region:
- a CDS encoding class I SAM-dependent methyltransferase — protein sequence MKTDPQAFIRANTSLTPPPHVPEISLYLASEAHELWLKTEEELEAIGLPPPFWAFAWAGGQALARYVLDHPETVRGKRVLDFASGSGLVGIAAVMAGAREVMASDIDPWAEAAVRLNAEANRVSLGFTGADLIGRAVDADIVLAGDVFYDRAFADALVPWFAKLAADGDRVLVGDPGRSYLPRDRLEFCAVYEVPVTRALEDSEIKKTTVWRFTP from the coding sequence TTGAAGACCGATCCGCAAGCTTTCATCCGCGCCAATACCAGCCTGACGCCGCCGCCGCATGTGCCGGAGATTTCGCTCTATCTGGCGAGCGAGGCGCATGAGCTCTGGTTGAAGACGGAGGAAGAGCTGGAAGCGATCGGCCTGCCGCCGCCGTTCTGGGCTTTTGCCTGGGCGGGCGGCCAGGCACTGGCACGCTACGTTCTCGATCATCCCGAGACCGTGCGCGGCAAGCGGGTGCTGGATTTCGCCAGCGGTTCCGGCCTTGTCGGCATCGCGGCTGTGATGGCCGGTGCCCGGGAGGTCATGGCTAGCGATATCGATCCCTGGGCGGAGGCGGCAGTCCGGTTGAATGCCGAGGCCAATCGCGTCTCGCTCGGATTTACTGGCGCCGATCTGATCGGGCGGGCTGTCGATGCGGATATCGTACTTGCCGGCGACGTCTTCTACGATCGCGCTTTCGCCGATGCGCTCGTTCCCTGGTTCGCCAAGCTGGCAGCCGACGGCGATCGGGTGCTGGTCGGAGACCCCGGACGCAGTTACCTGCCGCGGGATCGGTTGGAATTCTGCGCGGTTTATGAGGTGCCGGTAACTCGGGCGCTGGAGGACAGCGAAATCAAGAAGACGACAGTGTGGCGGTTCACTCCCTAA
- a CDS encoding amino acid ABC transporter permease, translating to MRYSLDFNWLWDGMGALAYGAGTTLALTASTSVLGIVLSVLGAAARRGHYPWLRKVVGLYVEIMRNTPFLVQLFFIFFGLPSLGIRLDPVTAAVLAMTLNMAAYTIEVVGAGLDAIPRGQKEAAQALGLRPRLVFFKIILPQAVAIIFPALTSQIIIMMLESAVVSQISVRELAQEADLLQSRTFRSFETYLVATLIYLSMSAALRRLLVAGKRRFLGAGLA from the coding sequence ATGAGATACAGCCTCGATTTCAATTGGCTTTGGGACGGAATGGGAGCCCTGGCTTATGGCGCAGGCACGACGCTTGCATTGACAGCCTCCACATCGGTCCTCGGGATCGTTCTCAGCGTTCTCGGCGCGGCTGCGCGCCGGGGACATTATCCGTGGTTGCGCAAGGTCGTCGGCCTCTATGTGGAAATCATGCGCAATACGCCGTTCCTGGTGCAGCTGTTCTTCATCTTCTTTGGCCTGCCTAGTCTCGGCATTCGCCTCGATCCGGTCACTGCCGCCGTCCTTGCCATGACCCTCAACATGGCCGCCTACACGATCGAGGTGGTCGGGGCCGGGCTCGATGCCATACCGAGAGGCCAGAAGGAGGCGGCGCAGGCACTCGGCCTGAGGCCCCGGCTGGTGTTCTTCAAGATCATCCTGCCGCAAGCAGTCGCCATCATCTTTCCTGCACTGACGAGCCAGATCATCATCATGATGCTGGAATCGGCGGTGGTTTCGCAAATATCCGTCCGCGAACTGGCGCAGGAGGCCGATCTGCTTCAGTCGCGCACCTTCCGCTCCTTTGAGACCTATCTGGTGGCGACGTTGATCTACCTTTCGATGTCCGCCGCACTTCGCCGGCTCCTGGTCGCCGGGAAACGCCGTTTTCTGGGAGCCGGTCTGGCATGA
- a CDS encoding COG4223 family protein produces MQDKEDLMVSGNPPRHSKSADEPVTIDLDSQEFASAADTEKPVDDDAGEADGTAAADEGLPPETETASHAEDDEKPVMDAPEEEPAAPEPSFTPPPEQPAPKSVGTSGLIAAGIVGGLVALLGAGAIQYAGYLPGSSAPQTTSPETADLAGQIDGLKQTVANLAANPASADNGELAKRVAALEATAKAPAAGAPADAANVEALNRKIAELTGQVDQLRSTLAQSSEQQTTNGADITKRLEEAEKKLNEPREDVAVARAIAAAALKAAIDRGGPFLAELDTFAGVAPDDPAVADLRTFAETGIPSRTELVREVPDVATAIVEAVNQPDPNQSWSDRLMSSAKSLVSVRPVGNIEGESVEAIAARMEEKVKSGDLPGASAEWNSLPASGKQASAAFKQSLEARIRVEELVGGALSKAVSGTGKEG; encoded by the coding sequence ATGCAGGATAAAGAGGACCTCATGGTATCGGGAAACCCGCCACGCCATTCGAAGAGCGCCGACGAGCCGGTCACGATCGACCTCGATTCACAGGAATTCGCCTCTGCAGCCGATACCGAAAAACCGGTGGACGATGATGCTGGCGAGGCCGACGGCACCGCCGCCGCGGATGAGGGCCTGCCGCCCGAAACCGAGACTGCGTCGCATGCCGAAGATGACGAGAAGCCTGTGATGGATGCGCCGGAGGAGGAACCGGCAGCTCCAGAACCTTCCTTCACCCCTCCTCCCGAACAGCCTGCGCCGAAGAGCGTCGGCACCTCCGGCCTCATTGCCGCCGGCATCGTTGGCGGCCTCGTGGCGCTGCTTGGCGCCGGCGCCATCCAGTATGCCGGTTACCTCCCTGGCTCGTCTGCGCCACAGACGACATCGCCGGAGACGGCCGATCTTGCCGGCCAGATCGACGGCCTGAAACAGACCGTCGCCAATCTTGCCGCCAATCCGGCGAGCGCGGATAACGGCGAGCTTGCGAAACGCGTTGCTGCGCTGGAAGCGACTGCCAAGGCCCCCGCAGCCGGTGCGCCGGCCGATGCTGCCAATGTCGAGGCACTCAACCGGAAGATTGCGGAACTGACCGGTCAGGTCGACCAGCTACGCTCGACACTTGCCCAGTCATCCGAGCAGCAGACGACGAACGGCGCCGATATCACCAAGCGCCTGGAAGAGGCCGAAAAGAAGCTGAACGAGCCGCGAGAGGATGTCGCCGTTGCCCGGGCGATCGCGGCTGCCGCCCTGAAGGCGGCGATCGATCGCGGTGGCCCGTTCCTGGCCGAACTCGACACCTTCGCCGGCGTCGCACCCGACGATCCAGCCGTCGCCGACCTTAGAACCTTTGCCGAGACCGGCATTCCCTCACGCACCGAGCTGGTGCGCGAGGTTCCCGATGTCGCCACCGCGATCGTTGAAGCCGTCAACCAGCCGGACCCGAACCAGAGCTGGTCGGATCGGCTGATGTCGAGCGCCAAGTCGCTGGTGAGCGTCCGCCCCGTCGGCAACATCGAGGGCGAAAGCGTCGAAGCCATTGCCGCCCGCATGGAGGAGAAGGTGAAGAGCGGCGACCTGCCAGGCGCCTCCGCCGAATGGAACAGCCTGCCCGCTTCCGGCAAGCAGGCGTCCGCCGCCTTCAAGCAATCGCTCGAAGCGCGCATCCGCGTCGAGGAACTGGTTGGCGGGGCGCTGTCGAAAGCGGTTTCCGGCACCGGCAAGGAAGGATAA
- the hemC gene encoding hydroxymethylbilane synthase: MQTKPFRIGTRGSPLALAQAHEARDRLMAAHHLPEDMFEIVVLSTKGDRITDRSLAEIGGKGLFTEELEQKLAAGDLDFAVHSTKDMATKLPEGLYLSAYLPREDIRDAVIGRTARKLIDLPHGATVGSSSLRRQALIRRMRPDINVVTFRGLVETRLRKLEEGEVDATLLALAGLKRLGKVDVLTDILDPDTFPPAPAQGAICIESRIGDSRIDDLLAPVNDATTFDTVSCERAFLAALDGSCRTPIGGYAVCEGDLIRFSGLIITPDGRSQHAVTTDGHRRDAAALGTRAGQDVRARAGSAFFDDWH, encoded by the coding sequence ATGCAAACAAAACCTTTCCGGATCGGCACGCGCGGCAGCCCGCTGGCGCTTGCCCAGGCGCATGAGGCCCGCGACAGGCTGATGGCGGCGCATCATCTGCCCGAGGACATGTTCGAGATCGTCGTTCTCTCGACCAAGGGCGACCGCATCACCGACCGGTCGCTGGCCGAGATCGGCGGCAAGGGCCTGTTCACCGAAGAGCTTGAACAGAAGCTTGCCGCCGGCGACCTCGATTTCGCCGTGCATTCCACCAAGGACATGGCGACGAAGCTGCCCGAAGGGCTTTATCTCTCCGCCTACCTGCCGCGTGAAGATATCCGCGACGCCGTCATCGGCCGCACCGCGCGCAAACTGATCGACCTGCCGCATGGCGCAACCGTCGGCTCTTCCTCGCTCCGCCGGCAGGCGCTGATCCGTCGCATGCGGCCGGATATCAACGTCGTCACCTTCCGCGGCCTCGTCGAAACGCGCCTGCGCAAGCTCGAGGAGGGCGAGGTCGATGCGACCCTGCTGGCGCTTGCCGGCCTGAAACGCCTCGGCAAGGTCGATGTGCTGACCGATATCCTCGATCCCGACACCTTCCCGCCAGCGCCGGCGCAGGGAGCGATCTGCATCGAAAGCCGCATCGGCGATTCCAGGATCGACGATCTGCTGGCGCCGGTCAACGATGCCACGACCTTCGACACCGTCTCCTGCGAACGCGCCTTCCTCGCCGCACTCGACGGCTCCTGCCGCACGCCGATCGGCGGTTATGCCGTCTGCGAAGGCGACCTGATCCGGTTCTCCGGCCTCATCATCACTCCCGACGGCCGCAGCCAGCATGCGGTGACGACGGACGGCCACCGCCGCGATGCGGCAGCGCTCGGCACCCGCGCCGGCCAGGACGTGCGCGCAAGGGCCGGCAGCGCCTTTTTCGACGACTGGCACTGA
- a CDS encoding EVE domain-containing protein → MAHWLYKSEPASWSWEQQKAAGEKGTEWTGVRNYLARNNMRAMQIGDKGFFYHSNDGLEIVGIVEVCALSHPDSSAKGDPKWDCVDIRAVMDVPKPVTLKDVKASEKLAKMALVTSMRLSVQPVTEEEYLEVCRMGGLDNPPR, encoded by the coding sequence ATGGCGCACTGGCTCTATAAATCCGAACCCGCCTCCTGGTCCTGGGAGCAGCAGAAGGCTGCCGGCGAAAAAGGCACGGAATGGACCGGCGTCCGCAACTATCTGGCGCGCAACAATATGCGGGCGATGCAGATCGGCGACAAAGGGTTCTTCTATCATTCCAATGACGGGCTGGAGATCGTCGGCATCGTCGAAGTCTGCGCCCTGTCGCATCCCGATTCTTCCGCCAAGGGCGATCCGAAGTGGGATTGCGTCGATATCCGCGCCGTCATGGACGTGCCGAAGCCGGTGACGTTGAAGGACGTCAAGGCGAGCGAGAAGCTCGCCAAGATGGCGCTCGTCACCTCGATGCGGCTTTCGGTGCAGCCGGTCACCGAGGAAGAATATCTCGAAGTCTGCCGGATGGGCGGGCTGGACAATCCGCCGCGTTGA
- a CDS encoding heme biosynthesis protein HemY encodes MLIRLVVFALFVLLLALGFAWLADRPGDLSLIWEGQIYQTKLIVAASAIIALIAAVMIAWWFVRLVWTSPHSVTRYFRARKRDRGYQALSTGLIAAGAGNALLARKMAARSRGLIRADQEPLINLLEAQAALIEGRHDEARAKFEAMANDPETRELGLRGLYLEARRLGANEAARQYAEKAADNAPYLPWAAQATLEYRSQAGRWDDAIRLLEQQKAARVVEKAEANRLHAVLLTARAGEKLESNPTGARDDALQALKLAADFIPAALIAAKALFREGGVRKAASILEQAWKSAPHPEIGQAYVRARSGDSTLDRLKRAERLEGQRPNNVESLLVVAQAALDAQEFAKARAKAEAAARMQPREAAYLLLADIEEAETGDQGRVRHWLAQALKAPRDPAWVADGFVSDKWLPVSPVTGRLDAFEWKAPFGQIEGPLEDGSAPASIETALKTLPPLRDVRPESPVNDHRIIELERAATIAEAVRPTPAPTAAKPKPAEPTAGDKPPAPSETKPFFGGLPDDPGVRDPRVEPEPKTRLRLF; translated from the coding sequence ATGCTGATCCGCCTTGTCGTCTTCGCCCTCTTCGTATTGCTTCTCGCCCTTGGCTTCGCCTGGCTCGCCGATCGTCCCGGCGACCTCTCGCTGATCTGGGAGGGCCAGATCTACCAGACGAAGCTGATCGTCGCCGCCAGCGCGATCATCGCTCTCATTGCTGCCGTGATGATCGCCTGGTGGTTCGTCCGTCTCGTCTGGACCTCGCCGCACTCGGTGACGCGTTATTTCCGCGCCCGCAAGCGGGACCGCGGTTATCAGGCACTGTCGACCGGCCTGATCGCCGCGGGCGCCGGCAATGCGCTGCTTGCCCGCAAGATGGCGGCCCGCTCGCGCGGCCTCATTCGCGCCGATCAGGAGCCGTTGATCAACCTGCTCGAGGCTCAGGCCGCCCTCATCGAAGGTCGCCATGACGAAGCGCGCGCCAAGTTCGAGGCCATGGCCAACGATCCCGAGACGCGCGAGCTCGGTCTGCGCGGTCTCTATCTGGAAGCCCGCCGTCTCGGGGCCAACGAGGCCGCCCGCCAATATGCCGAAAAGGCTGCGGACAACGCGCCCTATCTTCCCTGGGCCGCACAGGCGACGCTCGAATATCGCAGCCAGGCCGGCCGTTGGGACGATGCGATCCGCCTGCTCGAGCAGCAGAAGGCTGCCCGCGTCGTCGAAAAGGCCGAAGCCAACCGTCTGCACGCCGTCCTCCTGACGGCGCGCGCCGGCGAGAAGCTGGAGAGCAACCCGACCGGTGCCCGCGACGACGCCCTGCAGGCGCTGAAGCTTGCCGCCGATTTCATTCCTGCGGCCCTCATTGCCGCAAAGGCGCTGTTTCGCGAAGGCGGCGTGCGCAAGGCCGCCTCGATCCTCGAACAGGCATGGAAATCGGCACCTCATCCCGAGATCGGCCAAGCCTATGTCAGGGCCCGCAGCGGCGATTCCACGCTCGACCGGCTGAAGCGTGCCGAGCGGCTGGAAGGGCAGCGCCCCAACAATGTCGAATCCCTTCTCGTCGTCGCCCAGGCAGCCCTCGACGCGCAGGAATTCGCCAAGGCCCGCGCCAAGGCGGAGGCAGCGGCCCGCATGCAGCCGCGTGAAGCCGCCTACCTGCTTTTGGCCGACATCGAAGAAGCCGAGACCGGCGACCAGGGCCGCGTGCGCCACTGGCTGGCCCAGGCGCTCAAGGCGCCGCGCGATCCGGCTTGGGTGGCAGACGGCTTCGTCTCCGACAAGTGGCTGCCGGTATCGCCCGTGACCGGCCGCCTCGACGCCTTCGAATGGAAGGCGCCCTTCGGCCAGATCGAGGGTCCGCTCGAAGACGGTTCGGCGCCGGCCTCGATCGAAACGGCTTTGAAGACATTGCCGCCGCTGCGTGACGTCAGGCCGGAAAGTCCCGTCAACGACCATCGCATCATCGAGCTGGAACGCGCCGCGACGATTGCCGAGGCTGTGCGCCCCACGCCGGCACCGACGGCGGCCAAACCGAAACCAGCCGAACCGACCGCGGGCGATAAACCGCCCGCGCCGAGCGAGACAAAACCTTTCTTTGGCGGATTGCCGGATGATCCCGGCGTTCGCGATCCCAGGGTGGAACCGGAACCCAAGACACGGCTCCGCCTTTTCTGA
- a CDS encoding YciI-like protein: MLFALLCKDKPGHLNVRMDTRPTHIEHLNKLNAEGTLKIAGPFLDDDGKPCGSLIVVEAESKEAARALADADPYAKAGLFESVDVKAYNWVFNKPEA; the protein is encoded by the coding sequence ATGCTTTTCGCCCTTCTCTGCAAGGACAAACCGGGACATCTGAACGTGCGCATGGATACGCGCCCGACGCATATCGAACATCTGAACAAGCTGAATGCCGAGGGCACGCTGAAGATCGCCGGCCCGTTTCTCGATGACGACGGCAAGCCCTGCGGCAGCCTGATCGTCGTCGAAGCGGAATCGAAAGAGGCGGCGCGTGCGCTTGCCGATGCCGACCCTTACGCCAAAGCCGGACTATTCGAAAGCGTCGACGTCAAGGCCTACAACTGGGTCTTCAACAAACCGGAGGCGTGA
- a CDS encoding ornithine cyclodeaminase family protein, giving the protein MTDTQIRILDARTTGELLPFGGLVATLRQAFAEGCVVPVRHHHTIANSGEPDATLLLMPAWHETHRSDRYLGIKIVTVFPGNTVRGIPGLTSTYMLYDGRTGMQLALLDGNTITTRRTVAASALAADYLARKDASRLLVIGAGRVASLIPDAYRAVRPIAHVDIWDIDPASAERLAQSLRQQGLKAAAVTDLEAAVRQADIVSAATLATAPLIRGEWLRPGTHVDLIGGFTPAMREADDEALRRSSVYIDTHEALHEAGDLVQPIRAGVIAADAVRATLDELCRRDSPARASNDEITLYKAVGTALADLAAATMVYEAALIAG; this is encoded by the coding sequence ATGACCGACACACAAATCCGTATTCTCGATGCCCGCACAACGGGCGAGCTTCTGCCTTTCGGCGGGCTGGTCGCGACCTTGCGGCAAGCATTTGCCGAAGGCTGTGTCGTGCCGGTACGGCATCACCACACGATAGCCAACAGCGGCGAGCCGGATGCGACGCTGCTTCTGATGCCGGCCTGGCATGAAACGCACCGGTCGGACCGCTACCTTGGCATCAAGATCGTCACCGTCTTTCCCGGCAACACGGTGCGCGGCATTCCCGGTTTGACCTCGACTTACATGCTCTACGATGGCCGGACCGGGATGCAGCTTGCGCTACTTGACGGAAACACCATCACCACGCGCCGCACGGTAGCGGCATCGGCCCTTGCCGCGGATTATCTTGCCCGAAAGGACGCAAGCCGTCTGCTGGTAATCGGCGCAGGCCGCGTCGCGAGCCTCATACCTGATGCCTATCGCGCTGTCCGGCCGATCGCACATGTCGATATCTGGGATATCGATCCCGCCAGCGCCGAACGGCTGGCGCAGAGCCTCCGGCAACAAGGACTCAAGGCCGCTGCCGTCACGGATCTGGAAGCAGCAGTGCGGCAAGCCGATATCGTCAGCGCGGCGACGCTGGCGACCGCGCCGCTTATCCGCGGCGAATGGCTGCGGCCGGGCACCCATGTCGATCTGATCGGCGGCTTCACCCCGGCGATGCGCGAGGCCGATGACGAGGCGCTTCGGCGCTCCTCGGTCTATATCGACACGCACGAAGCCCTTCACGAAGCGGGCGATCTGGTCCAGCCGATCAGGGCCGGCGTCATTGCTGCAGATGCGGTGCGTGCGACACTTGACGAATTGTGTCGTCGGGATAGTCCAGCCCGGGCGTCCAACGATGAGATCACTCTCTATAAGGCCGTCGGAACGGCATTGGCTGATCTTGCCGCCGCAACGATGGTGTATGAGGCCGCCTTGATCGCCGGCTGA
- a CDS encoding amino acid ABC transporter permease: protein MIEFTFWDILRNLAFATRWTLMLSLAAFAGGAIFGLAILSARISKTRWPRSFASGYIALFQGTPLLMQLFLMFFGLPMLGFRIESWTAAVCGLTFYASAYLAEIWRSGVEAVPRGQWDAAASLGLHRLLELRLVILPQAFRITRAPTVGFLVQLIKSTALASILGFDELLKTANAINNATFEPFKVYGLVAVIFFALCYPLTQYARILEKKAAFG from the coding sequence ATGATTGAGTTCACCTTCTGGGACATTCTGCGCAATCTTGCCTTCGCGACACGCTGGACCCTTATGCTTTCGCTCGCAGCCTTTGCCGGCGGCGCCATCTTTGGCCTGGCGATCCTGTCTGCACGGATATCGAAAACACGCTGGCCGCGCAGCTTCGCGTCCGGCTACATAGCCCTGTTTCAGGGAACGCCGCTCCTCATGCAGCTCTTTCTGATGTTCTTCGGCCTGCCGATGCTCGGTTTCCGGATCGAGTCATGGACCGCCGCCGTTTGCGGCCTGACGTTCTATGCCAGCGCTTATCTTGCGGAAATCTGGCGGAGCGGCGTCGAGGCGGTGCCGCGCGGGCAATGGGACGCCGCGGCCAGCCTGGGCTTGCATCGTCTCCTCGAACTTCGCCTTGTCATCCTGCCGCAGGCTTTCCGGATCACGCGCGCGCCGACGGTCGGGTTCTTGGTCCAGTTGATCAAGAGCACCGCACTGGCCTCGATCCTCGGCTTCGACGAACTGCTGAAAACCGCAAACGCCATCAACAACGCGACCTTCGAACCTTTCAAGGTCTACGGTCTCGTCGCAGTGATCTTCTTCGCCCTGTGCTATCCGCTGACGCAATACGCCAGAATTCTGGAGAAGAAAGCGGCGTTTGGCTGA
- the tsaD gene encoding tRNA (adenosine(37)-N6)-threonylcarbamoyltransferase complex transferase subunit TsaD, with protein sequence MVPFLRILGIETSCDETAAAVVERDAEGHSNVLSDVVLSQLDEHSAYGGVVPEIAARAHVEALDELIEEALKRANVSLNDVDAIAATSGPGLIGGLLVGLMTGKAIARAAGKPLYAINHLEGHALTARLTDGLSFPYLMLLVSGGHTQLILVRGVGQYERWGTTIDDALGEAFDKTAKLLGLPYPGGPAVERMARDGNPGRFDFPRPLVGEARLDFSFSGLKTAVRQAAQDIAPLSDQDVADICASFQKAVSRTLKDRIGRGLQRFKTEFPATFPAPGPATGEKPALVVAGGVAANLELRGTLQALCDKNGFRFIAPPLHLCTDNAVMIAWAGLERMATGAAPDTLDVQPRSRWPLDSNAETLIGFGKRGAKA encoded by the coding sequence ATGGTTCCCTTTCTGCGCATCCTTGGCATCGAAACGAGCTGCGACGAGACCGCCGCGGCGGTCGTCGAGCGCGATGCGGAGGGGCATTCCAACGTGCTGTCGGATGTCGTGCTTTCCCAACTCGACGAGCATAGCGCCTATGGCGGCGTGGTGCCTGAGATCGCCGCCCGCGCCCATGTCGAGGCACTGGACGAGCTGATCGAGGAGGCGCTGAAGCGCGCCAATGTGTCGCTCAACGATGTCGACGCCATCGCCGCCACGTCGGGGCCGGGGCTGATCGGCGGGCTGCTGGTGGGGTTGATGACCGGCAAGGCGATCGCCAGAGCCGCCGGCAAGCCGCTCTATGCGATCAACCATCTCGAAGGCCATGCGCTGACGGCGCGGCTGACGGACGGGCTTTCCTTTCCCTATCTGATGCTGCTCGTCTCCGGCGGTCATACCCAGCTGATCCTGGTGCGTGGCGTCGGGCAGTACGAGCGCTGGGGCACGACGATCGACGATGCGCTGGGCGAAGCCTTCGACAAGACGGCAAAGCTGCTCGGCCTGCCCTATCCCGGCGGCCCGGCGGTGGAGCGGATGGCGCGGGACGGCAATCCCGGTCGCTTCGACTTTCCGCGGCCGCTGGTCGGCGAGGCACGGCTCGATTTTTCCTTCTCCGGCCTGAAGACGGCGGTGCGGCAGGCGGCGCAGGATATCGCGCCGCTCAGCGATCAGGATGTGGCTGACATTTGCGCCTCGTTCCAGAAGGCGGTTTCGCGGACGCTGAAAGACCGCATCGGCCGTGGCCTGCAGCGGTTCAAGACCGAATTTCCTGCGACATTCCCAGCGCCTGGCCCAGCGACTGGCGAAAAGCCGGCGCTGGTCGTTGCCGGCGGTGTCGCCGCCAATCTCGAACTGCGCGGCACGCTGCAGGCGCTGTGCGACAAGAACGGTTTCCGCTTCATTGCGCCGCCGCTGCACCTCTGCACCGACAATGCCGTGATGATCGCCTGGGCGGGACTGGAGCGGATGGCGACCGGCGCCGCGCCGGATACGCTCGACGTCCAGCCGCGCTCGCGCTGGCCGCTCGATTCCAATGCGGAAACGCTGATCGGTTTCGGAAAACGAGGGGCCAAGGCATGA
- a CDS encoding NAD(P)H-dependent glycerol-3-phosphate dehydrogenase, whose protein sequence is MSENIAVVGSGAFGTALAAVIALAGRSAVTLVGRDPSLIADLKAERLHDAALPGILLPDTLEFSAEADAITGASIVLFAMPSQAQADAARQYGPYLSKDAVIVTCAKGIERATGNLLTDMLERELPDHSVAVLSGPGFAADIAKGLPTAMAIAAADMETAERLAQAISGRTFRLYASNDRIGVQLGGALKNVLAIACGIVEGRGIGDSARAALIARGLAEMSRFVVAKGGQADTVRGLSGLGDLVLTATSHQSRNLRFGIALGRGEKTDPLHGALVEGAFAASVASRLAAELKVSMPITDAVSAIIDGRLDISEAIEQLMTRPITTE, encoded by the coding sequence ATGAGCGAAAACATCGCCGTCGTCGGATCGGGGGCTTTCGGCACGGCGCTTGCGGCCGTCATCGCCCTTGCCGGCCGCAGCGCCGTGACACTCGTCGGGCGCGATCCGTCACTGATTGCCGATCTGAAGGCCGAACGGCTGCATGATGCGGCGCTGCCCGGCATTCTCCTGCCCGATACGCTGGAATTTTCCGCCGAGGCGGATGCAATCACTGGTGCCTCCATCGTGCTTTTTGCGATGCCGTCGCAGGCGCAGGCCGATGCGGCACGGCAATACGGACCTTATCTTTCCAAGGATGCCGTGATTGTTACCTGCGCCAAGGGCATCGAGCGGGCGACGGGCAATCTTTTGACCGACATGCTGGAACGGGAACTGCCGGATCATTCCGTCGCGGTGCTCTCCGGTCCCGGTTTTGCCGCCGATATCGCGAAAGGCTTGCCGACGGCGATGGCGATTGCGGCAGCCGACATGGAGACCGCGGAGCGCCTCGCTCAGGCCATATCGGGCAGGACCTTCCGGCTCTACGCTTCCAACGACCGGATCGGCGTGCAGCTTGGCGGCGCGCTGAAGAATGTGCTGGCGATCGCCTGCGGCATTGTCGAAGGCCGCGGCATCGGCGATTCCGCCCGTGCGGCGCTGATTGCGCGCGGGCTTGCGGAAATGTCGCGTTTCGTCGTCGCCAAGGGCGGGCAGGCGGATACGGTGCGCGGGCTTTCCGGCCTCGGCGATCTGGTGCTGACGGCGACGAGCCATCAATCGCGAAACCTGCGCTTCGGCATCGCACTCGGGCGCGGCGAAAAGACCGATCCGCTGCATGGCGCGCTGGTGGAAGGCGCGTTTGCTGCCTCCGTTGCCTCGCGGCTTGCGGCGGAATTGAAGGTCAGCATGCCGATCACCGATGCCGTTTCCGCCATCATCGACGGCAGGCTCGATATATCAGAGGCGATAGAGCAACTGATGACGCGTCCGATCACCACCGAATAG
- a CDS encoding uroporphyrinogen-III synthase: MRVLVTRPAHSATRTAQRLRDLGHEPLLLPLRQPLHDSAAAAAALAATRGAIAVTSAEAIRVLSALGEKLRPHLARPLFAVGKTTAEEARSLGFRSVASSQGNGRDLADLIVAENSGTLLYLAGTPRAETFEGRLRELGIHFSVTECYRMQPAVPDPTEIGAIFASGYPDAILFYSRQTAEDFFRVPELRSAMPKHSGIRLLCLSEAVAQAIPAALKKAVTISPMTDEKSLLSLL, encoded by the coding sequence ATGCGTGTGCTCGTCACCCGCCCCGCGCACTCGGCGACTAGAACCGCACAACGATTACGCGATTTGGGCCACGAGCCCTTGCTGCTGCCGCTGCGTCAGCCGCTGCACGACAGCGCTGCTGCCGCAGCCGCGCTTGCAGCCACCAGGGGCGCAATCGCGGTGACGAGCGCCGAAGCCATCAGGGTCCTCTCCGCACTCGGCGAAAAACTTCGTCCGCATCTCGCCCGCCCGCTTTTTGCGGTCGGCAAAACGACGGCGGAAGAGGCACGCAGCCTCGGCTTCCGATCCGTCGCTTCATCCCAGGGCAACGGCCGCGATCTCGCCGATCTCATCGTGGCGGAGAATTCGGGCACGCTGCTCTACCTCGCTGGCACCCCGCGCGCCGAGACTTTTGAAGGAAGATTGCGCGAACTCGGCATCCATTTTTCCGTCACTGAATGCTACCGTATGCAACCGGCCGTCCCCGATCCCACCGAGATCGGCGCTATCTTCGCTAGCGGTTACCCGGACGCCATCCTCTTCTATTCCCGCCAGACGGCAGAGGATTTCTTTCGCGTGCCGGAACTACGATCAGCCATGCCGAAACACAGTGGAATCCGCCTTCTCTGTCTCAGCGAAGCGGTGGCGCAAGCCATACCGGCGGCTCTGAAAAAAGCCGTAACGATTTCACCGATGACGGATGAGAAAAGCCTTTTGTCGCTGCTTTGA